From the Burkholderia sp. GAS332 genome, one window contains:
- a CDS encoding nucleoside ABC transporter membrane protein: protein MDQFASLIATSVNAATPILIVALGLLINERAGTLNLGAEGTMLVSAVIAFATAIGTHSVALGFVCGTLAGMAMAALFAVFAIGLTTNQVATGLAISLFGTGFSAFVGQKYVGASLQSLPVHIPWLSDLPFAGVALFSYHWVVYFGIGLTIAIQLFLYKARAGLVLRAVGESPESAHALGYSVKRIRFAALLFGGACTGLAGAYLSLVYTPMWVEGMSAGRGWIALALTTFATWRPARVLLGAWLFGGVTIIQFYLQTAGVAIPSQILSMLPYLATVIVLLLISSNATWIRVNMPASLGRPFRAAG, encoded by the coding sequence ATGGACCAGTTCGCATCCTTGATCGCAACATCTGTTAACGCCGCCACGCCGATTTTAATCGTGGCGCTCGGGCTCCTGATTAACGAGCGCGCCGGCACATTGAACCTTGGCGCCGAAGGCACCATGCTCGTCTCCGCAGTCATCGCCTTTGCCACGGCGATCGGGACGCATTCGGTGGCGTTGGGGTTTGTTTGCGGCACGCTCGCCGGCATGGCCATGGCCGCGCTGTTCGCAGTGTTCGCGATCGGCCTGACTACAAACCAGGTGGCGACCGGTCTGGCGATTTCCTTATTCGGCACGGGTTTTTCGGCGTTCGTCGGCCAGAAATACGTCGGTGCTTCACTACAGTCGTTACCCGTGCATATCCCGTGGCTGTCGGATCTGCCGTTTGCAGGCGTTGCGCTCTTTTCGTACCACTGGGTGGTTTATTTCGGCATCGGACTGACGATTGCGATCCAGCTCTTTCTGTACAAGGCGCGTGCGGGACTCGTTCTGCGCGCGGTTGGCGAATCGCCGGAGTCAGCGCATGCGCTTGGCTATTCGGTGAAGCGCATCCGGTTCGCCGCCTTACTGTTCGGTGGGGCATGCACTGGCCTGGCGGGCGCGTACCTGTCCCTTGTATACACCCCAATGTGGGTCGAAGGGATGTCGGCGGGCCGAGGATGGATTGCCCTCGCCCTGACGACGTTTGCAACATGGCGTCCGGCGCGGGTCCTGCTCGGCGCTTGGCTGTTTGGCGGCGTCACGATCATCCAGTTTTACCTGCAGACGGCGGGAGTCGCGATCCCGTCGCAGATTCTCTCGATGCTGCCTTACCTTGCCACAGTGATCGTTCTGCTGCTGATTTCAAGTAACGCTACCTGGATCAGGGTCAATATGCCGGCCTCATTGGGTCGTCCGTTCCGCGCGGCAGGCTAG
- a CDS encoding nucleoside ABC transporter membrane protein yields MLSRVLTVEIRPDLSRRMAYLSPLFALAITVVIGMGLFAAIGKNPFESLEVYFIEPLRGMRSISELLLKSTPIILCALGLVGCYRANIWNIGAEGQLIAGAIAAGATLIALDNHHVDLSAYAALAIVTVAGIAGGAFWASLVAMGKDWFNANEILVSLMLTYVAQLAMVYAVNGPLKDPGGMNFPQSQLFSASLPIIWPGTRLHAGFAVALVCCAVVTWLISKTFLGYRLRTQGLAPAAARYAGFSGREALWVPLLLSGALAGMAGAYEVAGPIGQLLPSISPGYGFAAIIVVFIGRLHPVGAVFGGLIMSLMYLGGDLAQSRLGMPSSITGIFQGLLLLSLLATDLLISYRLKWSV; encoded by the coding sequence ATGCTGTCTAGAGTCCTCACTGTCGAGATCCGCCCTGATCTTTCACGCCGAATGGCTTACCTTTCACCGCTCTTCGCCCTGGCCATTACCGTTGTGATCGGCATGGGCCTGTTTGCGGCAATTGGCAAGAATCCATTTGAATCACTCGAGGTGTATTTCATCGAGCCGCTGCGCGGAATGAGGTCCATTTCTGAACTGTTGCTTAAATCGACGCCCATCATTCTCTGCGCGCTGGGTCTGGTCGGCTGCTATCGGGCGAACATCTGGAATATCGGGGCTGAAGGGCAATTGATTGCTGGAGCGATTGCCGCCGGAGCGACGCTGATTGCGCTCGACAACCATCACGTCGACCTTTCCGCCTATGCAGCACTGGCTATCGTCACGGTTGCCGGCATCGCTGGCGGGGCCTTCTGGGCAAGCCTCGTCGCGATGGGAAAGGACTGGTTCAACGCGAATGAGATCCTGGTGTCGCTCATGCTGACCTATGTGGCACAGCTGGCCATGGTGTATGCCGTTAATGGTCCCCTGAAAGATCCGGGTGGCATGAATTTCCCGCAATCGCAGCTGTTCTCGGCATCGTTGCCGATCATCTGGCCCGGCACCCGGCTGCATGCGGGCTTCGCGGTGGCGCTTGTCTGCTGCGCGGTGGTCACGTGGCTAATCAGCAAGACGTTCCTCGGGTACCGCCTGAGAACCCAGGGCCTTGCGCCGGCCGCGGCGCGGTATGCCGGGTTTTCAGGTCGGGAGGCGCTCTGGGTACCACTGCTGCTATCGGGGGCACTTGCCGGGATGGCAGGCGCGTATGAAGTGGCCGGCCCGATCGGGCAACTTCTTCCTTCCATTTCTCCCGGATACGGCTTTGCCGCCATCATCGTTGTATTCATCGGGCGCCTGCATCCTGTGGGGGCTGTCTTTGGTGGCCTGATCATGTCGCTCATGTATCTCGGCGGCGACCTCGCCCAATCCCGGCTCGGCATGCCGTCGTCGATTACCGGAATCTTCCAGGGCCTGCTACTGCTCTCGTTGCTGGCCACTGACTTGTTGATCAGCTACCGCCTGAAATGGAGTGTCTGA
- a CDS encoding nucleoside ABC transporter ATP-binding protein — MDVHCPRLQLAAITKRYGKVTANDGVSLTVGAGEIHAVLGENGAGKSTLMKIIYGVTSPDSGEVKWNGAPAHMKNPHEARALGVAMVFQHFSLFDTLTVCENIALGLPGDIPMADLVAQIRSTGERYGLEVEPDRPVHSLSVGERQRVEIIRALLTHPQLLILDEPTSVLTPQAVQKLFVTLRQLASEGCSILYISHKLDEIRALCHRATVMRGGKVVGECIPSDETSESLSKLMIGGAVPRPIERSVRQAKPEPRLSTENLSLPATDAFSSALESISLTVHAGEIVGIAGVSGNGQNELMAALSGESHRVDHAAILLRGQPVGKLGAWERRELGLAFVPEERLGRGAVPLASLADNMMLSFHEPPFIRHGMIDFTKIRHAAMEIITKYRVKASGVDATAKSLSGGNLQKFIVGREIAREPAVLLVSQPTWGVDVGAAAQIHGQLIELRDRGCAILVVSDELDELMTLSDRLHVMAKGRLSPAVDTNTVSREQIGVWMSGLWDALPAREPEQPEIIYAV; from the coding sequence ATGGATGTGCATTGCCCCAGGCTGCAGCTTGCCGCAATTACGAAGCGCTACGGCAAGGTCACAGCGAACGACGGTGTGAGCCTGACCGTGGGAGCGGGAGAGATTCACGCGGTGCTCGGCGAAAACGGTGCTGGCAAGTCGACGCTGATGAAGATCATCTATGGCGTTACCTCGCCGGACAGCGGCGAAGTGAAGTGGAACGGTGCCCCCGCGCATATGAAAAATCCCCATGAAGCGCGCGCATTGGGGGTCGCAATGGTCTTCCAGCATTTTTCGCTATTCGATACCCTGACGGTCTGCGAAAACATTGCCCTGGGTCTGCCCGGCGATATTCCGATGGCCGACCTTGTCGCGCAGATCCGCTCTACGGGTGAGCGTTACGGGCTGGAGGTCGAGCCCGATCGACCGGTGCACAGTCTGTCGGTGGGAGAACGCCAGCGGGTTGAGATTATCCGTGCGCTGCTGACGCACCCGCAACTGCTGATCCTTGATGAACCGACGTCGGTTCTCACGCCGCAGGCTGTCCAGAAACTATTCGTGACCCTGCGCCAACTTGCGTCGGAAGGCTGCAGCATCCTTTACATCAGTCATAAGCTTGATGAGATCCGTGCGCTTTGCCATCGAGCCACGGTGATGCGCGGCGGGAAGGTGGTCGGCGAGTGCATTCCGTCAGACGAAACCTCGGAAAGTCTGTCAAAACTGATGATTGGGGGCGCAGTGCCGCGCCCCATCGAGCGGAGTGTGCGGCAGGCGAAGCCCGAGCCTCGCCTGTCGACCGAAAACCTGTCATTACCCGCGACGGACGCGTTTTCAAGTGCTCTCGAATCGATATCGTTGACCGTCCATGCCGGCGAAATCGTCGGTATTGCGGGAGTGTCGGGGAATGGCCAGAACGAACTGATGGCCGCCCTGTCGGGTGAAAGCCACCGCGTCGACCACGCAGCCATCCTGTTGCGGGGACAGCCTGTCGGCAAACTGGGCGCATGGGAAAGGCGGGAACTGGGACTGGCTTTCGTGCCTGAAGAGCGTCTCGGTCGCGGAGCCGTGCCGCTTGCCAGTCTGGCTGACAATATGATGCTGTCGTTTCATGAACCTCCATTCATACGGCACGGCATGATCGACTTTACAAAGATCCGGCACGCCGCGATGGAAATCATCACGAAGTATCGTGTCAAGGCATCTGGCGTTGATGCAACAGCTAAGAGTCTCTCCGGCGGGAATCTTCAGAAATTTATCGTGGGGCGCGAGATTGCACGGGAGCCGGCGGTGCTTCTCGTGTCCCAGCCAACCTGGGGTGTCGACGTCGGCGCCGCCGCACAAATTCACGGGCAACTGATCGAACTGCGCGACAGGGGATGCGCCATCCTCGTGGTCTCGGATGAACTCGACGAACTGATGACGTTAAGCGACCGGCTTCACGTTATGGCCAAGGGGCGTCTGTCGCCCGCGGTCGACACCAACACCGTTTCGCGCGAACAGATCGGCGTGTGGATGAGTGGGCTCTGGGATGCCCTGCCAGCCCGCGAGCCGGAACAACCGGAGATAATCTATGCTGTCTAG
- a CDS encoding dTDP-4-amino-4,6-dideoxygalactose transaminase, translating to MIWDSKTLTNGGPFHQQLESALCDYLGVKHLSLFANGTLALVTALQELRITGGVISTPYSFVATAHSLLWNGIKPVFADIDARTLNLDPAKIEAAITPQTTAIMPVHCYGHPCDVEAIQEIANNYNLKVIYDAAHAFGVETGDGSVLQHGDLSVLSFHATKVFNTFEGGAIICADAKTKQRIDRLKNYGFVDETTVVATGINGKMSEINAAFGILQLQHIDVAFSLRKQVDTMYRGMLRNIPGAHCLEGVGETRSNYSYFPVLLDASYSISRDALYQKLKNENIHTRRYFYPLISDFPMYRGLPSAHRDNLPVAADAAEKVLCLPIYPALSRENVERVVNIIAEA from the coding sequence ATGATCTGGGACAGCAAAACGCTCACAAATGGCGGTCCTTTTCATCAGCAACTCGAGAGTGCGCTGTGCGACTATCTTGGCGTGAAGCATCTCTCGCTTTTTGCAAATGGCACGCTCGCGCTCGTCACCGCGTTGCAAGAGCTACGCATCACCGGTGGAGTGATCAGCACACCCTATTCGTTTGTTGCGACTGCTCACTCACTTCTTTGGAACGGCATCAAACCCGTGTTCGCCGATATCGACGCGCGCACGTTGAATTTAGATCCCGCAAAGATCGAGGCGGCGATTACGCCACAAACAACGGCCATTATGCCGGTGCACTGCTATGGGCATCCCTGCGACGTCGAAGCCATTCAAGAGATCGCGAATAATTACAATCTGAAAGTAATTTACGATGCCGCTCATGCGTTCGGCGTCGAAACCGGCGACGGCAGCGTATTGCAGCACGGCGACCTGTCGGTGTTGAGCTTCCATGCGACCAAAGTGTTTAACACGTTTGAAGGCGGTGCGATCATTTGCGCGGACGCGAAAACCAAGCAGCGCATTGACCGTTTAAAAAATTACGGCTTCGTCGATGAAACGACCGTGGTCGCAACGGGCATTAACGGCAAGATGAGCGAAATCAACGCGGCGTTCGGAATCTTGCAGTTGCAGCACATTGACGTTGCGTTCAGCCTCCGCAAGCAAGTCGACACGATGTACCGCGGCATGCTGCGTAACATTCCCGGCGCGCACTGCTTGGAAGGCGTCGGTGAAACTCGCAGCAATTATTCTTATTTTCCTGTCCTACTCGACGCCAGCTATTCCATCAGTCGCGACGCACTTTATCAGAAACTGAAAAATGAAAACATCCACACGCGGCGCTATTTTTACCCATTGATTTCAGACTTCCCCATGTATCGTGGCCTGCCGTCAGCGCATCGAGACAATCTTCCGGTTGCGGCGGACGCCGCGGAAAAAGTATTGTGTTTGCCGATCTATCCAGCGTTGTCGCGGGAGAACGTCGAGCGGGTCGTCAACATCATCGCCGAAGCATGA
- a CDS encoding RNA-directed DNA polymerase, producing MGEQQKTRRVLDGGGLGEARMTAARGAEPMAADPETESPSACDRLMEEVCERGNLQRALKRVKANKGAPGVDGMTVQARPAYLREHWPSIRASLLEGTYRPQPVRRVEIPKPDGGGVRKLGIPSALDRFVQQAVLQVLQRQWDPTFSDTSYGFRPGRSAHQAVTRAQDYIQAGHRWIVDLDLEKFFDRVSHDILMSRVAKRVSDKRMLKLIRSFLTAGVLENGLVGATDEGTPQGGPLSPLLSNLMLDDLDRELERRGLRFVRYADDCNVYVRSERAGQRVMAGLKAFLTGKLKLKVNKAKSAVARPHMRKFLGFSFSNRDQVKRRIAPKALARFKERIRKLTQRARGISIEQLMERLTRYRTGWRGYFGFCETPSTLQRLDEWVRRRVRFVFWKQWKNSSKRFRELTARGVDRDLAAQTVGSPHAAWRLSNSPALQRALTNRYLGSLGLPSLRK from the coding sequence ATGGGAGAGCAGCAGAAAACGCGACGCGTCCTTGACGGCGGAGGTCTGGGTGAAGCCCGGATGACTGCCGCCCGAGGGGCTGAACCTATGGCGGCGGACCCCGAAACTGAAAGCCCGTCGGCTTGTGACCGACTGATGGAAGAAGTCTGTGAGCGGGGAAACCTGCAACGGGCGTTGAAGCGTGTGAAGGCGAACAAGGGTGCGCCGGGCGTGGACGGTATGACGGTTCAGGCACGACCGGCGTACCTGCGTGAGCATTGGCCGTCGATACGGGCCTCATTGCTCGAAGGAACCTACAGGCCACAACCTGTGAGACGGGTCGAGATACCCAAGCCGGATGGAGGTGGCGTGCGTAAGCTCGGCATTCCCTCTGCGCTTGACCGGTTCGTCCAGCAGGCGGTATTGCAGGTGCTGCAAAGGCAGTGGGACCCAACGTTCTCGGATACCAGTTACGGCTTCCGTCCGGGACGCTCGGCGCATCAGGCCGTGACGCGCGCGCAAGACTACATTCAGGCGGGACATCGCTGGATTGTAGATTTGGACCTCGAGAAATTCTTCGATCGCGTGAGCCACGATATCCTGATGAGCCGGGTGGCAAAGCGGGTCAGCGACAAACGAATGTTGAAGCTGATCCGCTCCTTCCTGACGGCGGGCGTGCTGGAGAACGGGCTGGTTGGCGCAACGGACGAAGGGACGCCCCAGGGTGGTCCCCTGTCACCGTTGTTATCCAATCTGATGCTCGACGATCTCGACCGGGAGCTTGAGCGGCGCGGACTGCGGTTCGTGAGGTACGCCGACGACTGTAACGTCTACGTACGCAGCGAACGCGCTGGCCAACGGGTGATGGCTGGGCTGAAGGCCTTCCTCACCGGCAAGCTGAAGCTGAAGGTCAATAAGGCGAAGAGCGCGGTCGCGCGGCCACACATGCGGAAGTTTCTGGGATTTAGCTTCTCGAACCGGGATCAGGTCAAACGGCGCATTGCGCCCAAGGCACTAGCCCGCTTCAAGGAACGAATCCGGAAACTGACCCAACGCGCACGAGGGATCAGCATTGAGCAGTTGATGGAGCGGCTGACACGCTACCGTACAGGGTGGCGCGGCTACTTCGGCTTCTGTGAGACGCCCAGCACATTACAACGGCTGGATGAGTGGGTACGACGCCGTGTTCGCTTCGTCTTCTGGAAACAGTGGAAGAACAGCTCCAAACGGTTCAGGGAACTGACGGCCCGCGGCGTCGATCGGGATCTGGCCGCCCAAACGGTCGGTTCCCCGCACGCTGCATGGCGACTGAGTAACAGTCCCGCCCTGCAACGTGCCCTCACCAACCGCTATCTTGGCTCTCTCGGCCTTCCATCGTTGCGCAAATAG
- a CDS encoding urocanate hydratase, with protein sequence MNSRKHVDPRLDPTRTIRAPRGAEKTCKTWIAEAAYRMIQNNLDPEVAEHPHALVVYGGIGRAARNWDCFDQILTSLKDLEENETLLIQSGKPVGVFRTHADAPRVLLANSNLVPHWATWEHFHELDRKGLMMYGQMTAGSWIYIGSQGIVQGTYETFFSVANQHFNGDPSGRWILTGGLGGMGGAQPLAATMAGFSMIAVECDETRIDFRLKTRYVDKKAKTLDEALAMLEEAKKAGKPVSIGLLGNAADVFAECVTRGITPDCVTDQTSAHDPIHGYLPQGWSVEDWRERQKTVPDSIVLPAKQSMAKQVQAMLTLQDRGAATLDYGNNIRQMALEMGVENAFNFPGFVPAYIRPLFCEGKGPFRWVALSGDPEDIYKTDAKVKELIPDDPHLHNWLDMARERIAFQGLPARICWVGVKDRYRLGQAFNEMVRNGELKAPIVIGRDHLDTGSVASPNRETESMKDGSDAVSDWPLLNALLNTAGGASWVSLHHGGGVGMGFSQHSGVVIVADGTDSAKERLGRVLFNDPATGVMRHADAGYELAQTTAREAALNLPMLGR encoded by the coding sequence GTGAACAGTCGCAAACACGTTGATCCGCGTCTGGACCCGACCCGCACGATCCGCGCACCGCGCGGCGCGGAAAAGACCTGCAAGACATGGATCGCGGAAGCCGCGTACCGGATGATCCAGAACAATCTGGACCCGGAAGTTGCTGAGCATCCGCACGCGCTGGTCGTGTACGGCGGTATTGGCCGTGCCGCGCGTAACTGGGATTGCTTCGATCAGATTCTCACGTCGCTGAAAGATCTCGAAGAGAACGAGACGCTGCTGATTCAATCGGGCAAGCCGGTCGGCGTGTTCAGGACGCATGCGGACGCACCGCGCGTGCTGCTGGCGAACTCGAATCTGGTGCCGCATTGGGCGACGTGGGAACACTTCCACGAACTCGATCGCAAGGGTCTGATGATGTACGGTCAGATGACCGCGGGCAGCTGGATTTACATCGGCAGCCAGGGCATCGTGCAGGGCACCTATGAGACGTTCTTCTCGGTGGCGAACCAGCACTTCAACGGCGATCCGTCGGGCCGCTGGATTCTGACCGGCGGTTTGGGCGGCATGGGCGGCGCGCAACCGTTGGCCGCGACGATGGCCGGCTTCTCGATGATCGCGGTGGAATGCGACGAGACGCGTATCGACTTCCGTCTGAAGACCCGCTACGTCGACAAGAAAGCGAAGACGCTCGACGAAGCGCTCGCCATGCTTGAAGAGGCGAAGAAAGCCGGCAAGCCGGTGTCGATCGGTCTGTTGGGCAATGCAGCCGATGTGTTTGCTGAATGCGTGACGCGTGGCATCACGCCGGATTGCGTGACCGACCAGACCAGCGCGCACGATCCGATCCACGGCTACCTGCCGCAAGGCTGGAGCGTCGAAGACTGGCGCGAGCGTCAGAAGACCGTGCCGGATAGCATCGTGCTGCCCGCCAAGCAATCGATGGCCAAGCAGGTTCAGGCGATGCTGACGCTGCAGGATCGCGGTGCGGCCACGCTCGACTACGGTAACAACATCCGTCAGATGGCGTTGGAAATGGGCGTGGAAAATGCGTTCAATTTTCCGGGCTTCGTGCCGGCATATATCCGCCCGTTGTTCTGCGAAGGCAAAGGTCCGTTCCGCTGGGTCGCGCTGTCGGGTGATCCGGAAGACATCTACAAGACCGATGCGAAGGTCAAGGAACTGATTCCTGACGATCCGCATCTGCACAACTGGCTCGACATGGCGCGCGAACGCATTGCGTTCCAGGGTCTGCCGGCGCGGATCTGCTGGGTCGGCGTGAAGGATCGTTATCGTCTGGGCCAGGCGTTCAACGAAATGGTCAGGAACGGCGAGTTGAAGGCGCCGATCGTGATCGGCCGCGATCACCTCGATACCGGTTCGGTGGCAAGCCCGAATCGCGAAACCGAATCGATGAAGGACGGCTCTGACGCAGTCAGCGACTGGCCGCTGCTCAACGCACTGCTGAACACGGCAGGCGGCGCGTCATGGGTCTCGCTGCATCACGGCGGCGGCGTCGGCATGGGCTTCAGCCAGCACTCGGGCGTCGTGATCGTCGCCGACGGCACGGATTCTGCGAAGGAGCGCCTCGGTCGTGTGCTGTTCAATGACCCCGCGACGGGTGTGATGCGTCACGCGGACGCCGGCTACGAGCTCGCGCAGACGACGGCCCGCGAAGCCGCTCTCAACCTGCCGATGCTGGGCCGTTGA
- a CDS encoding histidine ammonia-lyase: MIKLTPGKLTLAQLRRLAREDVSIELDPDSFEAIDAGARTVAEITEKGAPAYGINTGFGRLASTHIPRDQLELLQRNLVLSHSVGVGEPMARPVVRLLIALKLSSLGRGHSGIRREVMGALIKLFNADVLPVIPVKGSVGASGDLSPLAHMSAVLLGVGEVFAKGERMSAMDGLKLVGLEPLKLQAKEGLALLNGTQASAALALYSLFAIEDLYRTALVAGALSVDAAMGSVAPFDHRIHALRGHQGQIDAALAYRTLLEDSAINASHADCDKVQDPYSLRCQPQVMGACLDQIRHAAGILLIEANAVSDNPLIFPDTGEVLSGGNFHAEPVAFAADNLAIAASEIGALAERRIALLIDATLSGLPPFLVKDGGVNSGFMIAHVTAAALASENKSLAHPASVDSLPTSANQEDHVSMATFAARRLADIAENVAHILAIELLAAAQGVELRSPHETSPTLQLVMRAIRREVAHYDTDRYFSPDIAAAASLVRSGEIGAHAPLSFTSESASFRGGIL; the protein is encoded by the coding sequence ATGATCAAATTGACACCCGGTAAGTTGACCTTGGCCCAGTTGCGCCGCCTGGCGCGTGAGGATGTTTCCATTGAGCTTGACCCCGATAGCTTCGAGGCTATTGATGCCGGGGCCCGCACAGTAGCGGAGATCACAGAAAAGGGAGCTCCTGCCTACGGCATCAACACGGGTTTTGGGCGGCTTGCCAGCACCCACATACCGCGTGACCAGCTTGAGCTGCTGCAGCGCAACCTTGTGCTGTCACACTCTGTTGGAGTGGGCGAGCCGATGGCGCGACCGGTCGTGCGCCTGTTGATTGCTCTCAAATTGTCGAGTCTGGGCCGAGGCCACTCGGGTATCCGCCGCGAAGTCATGGGCGCGCTGATCAAGCTTTTCAACGCTGATGTGCTGCCGGTAATTCCCGTGAAGGGTTCGGTCGGGGCATCGGGCGACCTGTCGCCCCTCGCGCACATGTCGGCGGTGCTGCTGGGCGTCGGCGAAGTGTTCGCGAAAGGCGAGCGCATGAGCGCGATGGATGGTTTGAAACTCGTCGGCCTCGAGCCGCTTAAGCTGCAGGCAAAGGAAGGCCTTGCGCTGCTCAACGGCACACAGGCGTCCGCGGCACTCGCGCTTTACAGCCTGTTTGCAATTGAAGACCTGTATCGCACCGCGCTGGTGGCAGGCGCGCTATCGGTGGATGCGGCGATGGGTTCCGTTGCGCCATTCGACCATCGGATCCATGCACTGCGTGGTCACCAGGGGCAAATCGATGCGGCATTGGCCTATCGGACGCTCCTTGAAGATTCTGCAATCAACGCGTCCCACGCTGACTGCGACAAGGTTCAGGACCCGTACAGCCTGCGCTGCCAGCCGCAAGTCATGGGAGCCTGCCTTGACCAGATTCGTCACGCAGCAGGAATCTTGCTCATCGAAGCCAATGCTGTATCTGACAACCCGCTCATCTTCCCGGACACCGGCGAGGTGCTTTCTGGCGGGAACTTCCACGCAGAGCCTGTCGCGTTTGCCGCAGACAATCTTGCCATTGCGGCGTCGGAAATCGGCGCTCTGGCCGAGAGGCGTATTGCGCTGCTGATTGATGCGACCCTGTCGGGCCTGCCGCCTTTCCTGGTAAAGGATGGTGGAGTGAACTCCGGCTTCATGATTGCTCACGTCACCGCGGCGGCACTCGCTTCGGAAAACAAAAGCCTGGCGCATCCGGCATCCGTGGATTCACTGCCGACATCAGCGAATCAGGAAGACCACGTGTCGATGGCTACGTTCGCCGCCCGCAGGCTGGCCGATATTGCCGAGAATGTCGCCCATATTCTCGCGATTGAACTGCTCGCAGCGGCACAAGGCGTGGAACTGCGTTCCCCGCATGAGACAAGCCCGACTCTGCAACTGGTGATGCGCGCAATCCGCCGGGAAGTGGCTCACTACGACACAGACCGTTACTTCTCGCCGGACATTGCTGCAGCCGCCTCACTCGTGCGGAGCGGCGAAATTGGAGCGCATGCTCCGCTGTCTTTCACGTCAGAATCAGCCTCGTTTCGAGGAGGCATCCTGTGA
- a CDS encoding transcriptional regulator, RpiR family, protein MLSGNMPNVLQQSPVQIPERNLAGVARNVKPKSAARAPEGPVASRTLRNELEGRLEGQRLTPAHRRITQILVDHAADIGFLTSMELAELANVSQPSVSRFAVALGFDGFLDMRRALRSFAEPTTMSSGAGPNANKYQAAVAAEARNVAELSEQLGDLERIRAFGKALAESSPLVTLGIRASAGLATQFSYFAAKVHPDVRPISNGGSFAEDQLEQAYAAGAKCLLAFAMPLYPRETIQALQFARQLGFKLAVVSDPAFPAQGIVPDFSLSARIHSTLVFDSYAASTFLVTVLLDAMCDAMPEHAESRLEAGDRSSLRRKVFIR, encoded by the coding sequence ATGCTTTCGGGTAATATGCCAAACGTGTTACAACAGTCCCCCGTTCAAATTCCGGAGAGAAACTTGGCTGGCGTAGCCCGCAACGTGAAACCCAAATCTGCCGCGCGCGCCCCTGAAGGGCCAGTTGCCTCCAGGACATTGCGCAACGAGCTCGAAGGCAGACTCGAAGGGCAACGACTCACACCCGCGCATCGCCGCATTACGCAGATACTGGTCGACCATGCTGCTGACATAGGCTTCCTGACCAGCATGGAGCTAGCCGAGCTTGCGAATGTCAGTCAGCCATCCGTATCCCGCTTCGCCGTGGCATTGGGATTCGATGGCTTCCTGGATATGCGTCGCGCACTTCGTTCGTTCGCAGAGCCGACGACGATGTCCTCCGGTGCGGGACCCAACGCAAACAAATATCAGGCAGCGGTCGCAGCCGAAGCACGAAATGTCGCCGAGCTTTCGGAACAGCTCGGCGACCTCGAACGAATCAGAGCCTTTGGGAAAGCCCTCGCCGAATCCTCGCCGCTCGTGACGTTGGGAATTCGCGCCTCCGCCGGTCTTGCGACGCAGTTTTCCTACTTCGCAGCGAAAGTCCATCCAGACGTTCGACCCATCTCGAATGGCGGGTCCTTCGCGGAGGACCAGCTCGAGCAGGCCTATGCGGCTGGCGCGAAGTGTCTCCTTGCCTTCGCGATGCCCCTGTATCCACGAGAAACGATACAGGCACTCCAGTTCGCAAGGCAGTTGGGTTTTAAGCTGGCGGTCGTTTCAGACCCGGCATTCCCAGCGCAGGGTATTGTCCCTGATTTCAGCCTTTCTGCACGAATCCACTCGACACTCGTGTTCGATTCGTACGCAGCTAGCACCTTTCTTGTTACGGTGCTGCTGGATGCGATGTGCGACGCCATGCCTGAGCACGCCGAAAGCCGCCTGGAAGCGGGTGACCGTTCATCGTTACGACGAAAGGTCTTCATCCGCTGA
- a CDS encoding DNA-binding transcriptional regulator, GntR family, protein MRTHQWTVVYPPLLPPLQHKSMSKLSINGQRGSGFRVRDLATLIERDITSGRLGEGAWLKQVELEQTYGHSRIDVRQALEHLVARDVVESIPNRGYRVQVFTHERLQNIRQIRAILEVSAVNSIVGKVDDDDIRNLDKLAQAFSDAVVSGTATEQEQCNRAFHSQLLCHCSNSELVKMIFDLRDRIPLAVRRENNTSVMLARSAQDHFDMVRHVADGNRDALLETMRCHVLGHKDGGC, encoded by the coding sequence AAGCATGAGCAAGTTATCAATCAACGGACAACGTGGGTCGGGCTTCCGGGTTCGCGACCTCGCGACACTGATAGAGCGAGACATTACCTCGGGGCGCCTGGGTGAAGGCGCGTGGCTCAAGCAGGTAGAGCTTGAGCAGACCTATGGCCATTCGCGTATCGACGTGCGGCAGGCGCTGGAGCACCTCGTCGCACGCGACGTCGTGGAGTCCATTCCCAATCGCGGCTACCGTGTCCAGGTGTTCACTCATGAGCGCCTGCAGAACATCCGGCAAATCCGGGCCATTCTCGAGGTTTCTGCGGTCAATTCGATCGTGGGGAAGGTAGACGATGACGACATCAGGAATTTGGATAAACTCGCTCAGGCATTTTCAGACGCTGTCGTCTCTGGCACAGCGACCGAGCAGGAACAGTGCAACAGGGCGTTTCACAGCCAGTTGCTTTGCCACTGCAGCAATAGCGAGCTCGTAAAGATGATTTTTGACCTGCGCGACCGGATTCCGCTAGCCGTGCGTCGTGAGAACAATACGTCGGTCATGCTTGCCAGGTCCGCGCAAGATCATTTCGATATGGTCAGGCACGTGGCAGACGGAAATCGTGACGCATTGCTTGAAACAATGCGTTGCCATGTCCTGGGACACAAGGACGGCGGCTGCTGA